TTCAATTTTTTAACCTCCTCCCTACCCTGACCGCCTTCGAAAATGTCTTTTTATCCCTTGAACTTGCCGGGCGACCTGACCCTGTTACTGCTAAGGAAGTACTTACGTCTGTGGGGCTCGAAGGAAAGGAAAACCGTTACCCTTACGAACTCTCCGGCGGCGAGCAGCAGCGCGTGGCAATTGCGCGGGCCCTCGTCAAGAAGCCTTCCATAATCCTTGCGGACGAGCCTACGGGCAATCTCGATACGGTAACCGGTGCACATGTCCTTGACCTTCTCGTCAACCAGTGCCGCCAATCACAGACAACG
This portion of the Syntrophorhabdaceae bacterium genome encodes:
- a CDS encoding ABC transporter ATP-binding protein, with protein sequence LVVAAGDIVALFGKSGSGKTTLLNLLAGLDRPTRGMIEIEGQDLETLGERGRTEFRRNRLGFVFQFFNLLPTLTAFENVFLSLELAGRPDPVTAKEVLTSVGLEGKENRYPYELSGGEQQRVAIARALVKKPSIILADEPTGNLDTVTGAHVLDLLVNQCRQSQTTLIMVSHAMITCQYAQRILRMADGIVVEDKSCEAQGT